The following are encoded together in the Conger conger chromosome 11, fConCon1.1, whole genome shotgun sequence genome:
- the idua gene encoding alpha-L-iduronidase isoform X1 produces MTVIQHNIGLLQLFIVLLATHPNVSASSFAITVGVKTPLRDLKHFWKSTGFCPPLPHTQADQYDLSRDEQLNLAYVGSIPHGGIQQVRIHWLLELITAQVVNGVPHYNFTKLDQMIDLLWQNGLRPGFELMGSVSNYFTDFEDKKQVVEWRNLVHLTARRYIEKYGLGYVSQWNFETWNEPNNHDFDNVTMSIQGFLNYYDACSEGLRDASPALQFGGPGDSCHTPPHSPYCWAMLEHCSNGTNLFTGEKGVRLDYIALHKKGGGGSLPIMLQEIETVREIQERFPHFRSKPVYNDEADPLVGWSKPQMWRADVTYAAMAVKVISQHQDQLMADPNGTINYTLLSNDNAFLSYHPHQFTQRTLTARFQVNNTQPPHVQLLRKPVMTTFGLLALLGERQVFSQVSVEGNVEDHTVGVLASTHDPLVPGTSDSWQCTVLIYSSLDNRTSVSVNNISIQLNGFSGQKGLVYVMYYLDNNATNPHQLWKSFGGPDFPTAEQFRQLRSQEDALVTGPLPFPSGDRLSLKVALPVPSVLVIHVCARASAEPDQVNGLRFITITRGQVLIIWSDNCVNSKCIITYEVEFSNGQNTFQRINSQDTIFTSYAFTPENLEVYGFYRVRAVDYWGRPGEYSEIRKYSEEC; encoded by the exons ATGACAGTGATACAACATAATATTGGATTGTTACAATTGTTCATTGTGTTGCTTGCAACACATCCAAATGTTTCCGCGTCTTCCTTTGCGATCACAGTGGGAGTAAAAACGCCATTGAGGGATCTGAAACATTTTTGGAAGAGCACAGGGTTCTG CCCTCCTCTTCCCCACACCCAGGCGGACCAGTACGACCTGAGTCGAGATGAGCAGCTCAATCTGGCCTATGTGGGCTCCATTCCTCATGGGGGAATTCAGCAAGTGCGGATCCACTGGCTACTGGAGCTTATCACTGCCCA AGTTGTAAATGGAGTACCCCATTACAACTTCACTAAGTTGGACCAAATGATAGATCTCCTGTGGCAAAACGGACTTAGACCAG gtTTTGAGCTAATGGGCAGTGTGTCCAACTACTTCACCGATTTTGAAGATAAGAAACAGGTGGTGGAGTGGAGAAACCTGGTTCATCTTACTGCAAGGAGATACATCG AGAAATATGGTCTCGGTTATGTCTCTCAGTGGAACTTTGAAACATGGAATGAACCGAACAATCATGACTTTGACAACGTCACCATGTCAATTCAAG GGTTCCTAAATTACTACGATGCCTGCTCTGAGGGACTTAGGGATGCCAGCCCTGCTTTGCAATTTGGGGGTCCAGGGGACTCCTGCCATACGCCCCCCCATTCCCCCTACTGCTGGGCCATGCTGGAGCACTGCAGCAATGGCACCAACCTCTTCACCGGGGAGAAGGGGGTGCGACTGGACTACATCGCCCTCCACAAAAAG ggtgggggtgggtccCTTCCCATCATGCTGCAGGAGATTGAGACTGTTAGGGAGATCCAGGAGCGATTCCCCCACTTCCGATCCAAACCAGTGTACAATGACGAGGCTGATCCATTGGTGGGCTGGTCGAAACCCCAGATGTGGAGGGCAGATGTGACCTATGCAGCCATGGCAGTGAAG GTGATCTCCCAACATCAGGACCAGCTCATGGCTGACCCAAACGGCACCATTAACTACACCCTGCTGAGCAATGACAATGCTTTCCTCAGCTATCACCCTCACCAGTTCACCCAGCGCACCCTGACCGCCCGCTTCCAGGTCAACAACACCCAGCCTCCCCATGTGCAGCTGCTGCGGAAGCCCGTTATGACCACATTTGGTCTCCTGGCACTGTTAG GAGAAAGACAGGTATTTTCGCAGGTTTCAGTGGAGGGCAACGTTGAGGATCACACTGTGGGGGTCCTGGCCAGCACCCATGATCCCCTTGTCCCTGGGACCTCGGACAGCTGGCAGTGTACTGTACTGATCTACAGCAGCCTGGACAACAGGACCTCTGTCTCCGTCAATAACATCAGCATCCAGCTCAATGGATTCTCTGGTCAAAAGG GCCTGGTGTATGTCATGTACTACCTGGACAACAATGCCACTAACCCCCATCAGCTGTGGAAGAGCTTTGGAGGCCCGGATTTCCCCACGGCAGAGCAGTTCAGGCAGCTGAGGAGCCAGGAG gaTGCCCTGGTGACTGGCCCCTTGCCCTTTCCCTCTGGAGACAGATTGTCCCTGAAGGTGGCGCTCCCTGTGCCGTCCGTCCTGGTCATCCACGTGTGTGCCCGGGCCAGTGCTGAGCCTGACCAG GTGAATGGTTTGCGTTTTATTACCATCACCCGAGGGCAAGTTCTGATCATTTGGAGTGATAATTGTGTCAATTCCAA ATGTATAATAACATATGAAGTTGAATTTTCCAATGGCCAGAACACGTTTCAAAGAATAAATTCTCAAGACACAATTTTTACATCGTATGCATTTACCCCAG AAAACTTAGAGGTTTATGGGTTCTATAGAGTTCGAGCTGTGGATTACTGGGGAAGACCTGGAGAATATTCTGAGATTAGAAAATACTCAGAAGAGTGTTGA
- the idua gene encoding alpha-L-iduronidase isoform X2: protein MGVKTPLRDLKHFWKSTGFCPPLPHTQADQYDLSRDEQLNLAYVGSIPHGGIQQVRIHWLLELITAQVVNGVPHYNFTKLDQMIDLLWQNGLRPGFELMGSVSNYFTDFEDKKQVVEWRNLVHLTARRYIEKYGLGYVSQWNFETWNEPNNHDFDNVTMSIQGFLNYYDACSEGLRDASPALQFGGPGDSCHTPPHSPYCWAMLEHCSNGTNLFTGEKGVRLDYIALHKKGGGGSLPIMLQEIETVREIQERFPHFRSKPVYNDEADPLVGWSKPQMWRADVTYAAMAVKVISQHQDQLMADPNGTINYTLLSNDNAFLSYHPHQFTQRTLTARFQVNNTQPPHVQLLRKPVMTTFGLLALLGERQVFSQVSVEGNVEDHTVGVLASTHDPLVPGTSDSWQCTVLIYSSLDNRTSVSVNNISIQLNGFSGQKGLVYVMYYLDNNATNPHQLWKSFGGPDFPTAEQFRQLRSQEDALVTGPLPFPSGDRLSLKVALPVPSVLVIHVCARASAEPDQVNGLRFITITRGQVLIIWSDNCVNSKCIITYEVEFSNGQNTFQRINSQDTIFTSYAFTPENLEVYGFYRVRAVDYWGRPGEYSEIRKYSEEC, encoded by the exons A TGGGAGTAAAAACGCCATTGAGGGATCTGAAACATTTTTGGAAGAGCACAGGGTTCTG CCCTCCTCTTCCCCACACCCAGGCGGACCAGTACGACCTGAGTCGAGATGAGCAGCTCAATCTGGCCTATGTGGGCTCCATTCCTCATGGGGGAATTCAGCAAGTGCGGATCCACTGGCTACTGGAGCTTATCACTGCCCA AGTTGTAAATGGAGTACCCCATTACAACTTCACTAAGTTGGACCAAATGATAGATCTCCTGTGGCAAAACGGACTTAGACCAG gtTTTGAGCTAATGGGCAGTGTGTCCAACTACTTCACCGATTTTGAAGATAAGAAACAGGTGGTGGAGTGGAGAAACCTGGTTCATCTTACTGCAAGGAGATACATCG AGAAATATGGTCTCGGTTATGTCTCTCAGTGGAACTTTGAAACATGGAATGAACCGAACAATCATGACTTTGACAACGTCACCATGTCAATTCAAG GGTTCCTAAATTACTACGATGCCTGCTCTGAGGGACTTAGGGATGCCAGCCCTGCTTTGCAATTTGGGGGTCCAGGGGACTCCTGCCATACGCCCCCCCATTCCCCCTACTGCTGGGCCATGCTGGAGCACTGCAGCAATGGCACCAACCTCTTCACCGGGGAGAAGGGGGTGCGACTGGACTACATCGCCCTCCACAAAAAG ggtgggggtgggtccCTTCCCATCATGCTGCAGGAGATTGAGACTGTTAGGGAGATCCAGGAGCGATTCCCCCACTTCCGATCCAAACCAGTGTACAATGACGAGGCTGATCCATTGGTGGGCTGGTCGAAACCCCAGATGTGGAGGGCAGATGTGACCTATGCAGCCATGGCAGTGAAG GTGATCTCCCAACATCAGGACCAGCTCATGGCTGACCCAAACGGCACCATTAACTACACCCTGCTGAGCAATGACAATGCTTTCCTCAGCTATCACCCTCACCAGTTCACCCAGCGCACCCTGACCGCCCGCTTCCAGGTCAACAACACCCAGCCTCCCCATGTGCAGCTGCTGCGGAAGCCCGTTATGACCACATTTGGTCTCCTGGCACTGTTAG GAGAAAGACAGGTATTTTCGCAGGTTTCAGTGGAGGGCAACGTTGAGGATCACACTGTGGGGGTCCTGGCCAGCACCCATGATCCCCTTGTCCCTGGGACCTCGGACAGCTGGCAGTGTACTGTACTGATCTACAGCAGCCTGGACAACAGGACCTCTGTCTCCGTCAATAACATCAGCATCCAGCTCAATGGATTCTCTGGTCAAAAGG GCCTGGTGTATGTCATGTACTACCTGGACAACAATGCCACTAACCCCCATCAGCTGTGGAAGAGCTTTGGAGGCCCGGATTTCCCCACGGCAGAGCAGTTCAGGCAGCTGAGGAGCCAGGAG gaTGCCCTGGTGACTGGCCCCTTGCCCTTTCCCTCTGGAGACAGATTGTCCCTGAAGGTGGCGCTCCCTGTGCCGTCCGTCCTGGTCATCCACGTGTGTGCCCGGGCCAGTGCTGAGCCTGACCAG GTGAATGGTTTGCGTTTTATTACCATCACCCGAGGGCAAGTTCTGATCATTTGGAGTGATAATTGTGTCAATTCCAA ATGTATAATAACATATGAAGTTGAATTTTCCAATGGCCAGAACACGTTTCAAAGAATAAATTCTCAAGACACAATTTTTACATCGTATGCATTTACCCCAG AAAACTTAGAGGTTTATGGGTTCTATAGAGTTCGAGCTGTGGATTACTGGGGAAGACCTGGAGAATATTCTGAGATTAGAAAATACTCAGAAGAGTGTTGA